The Pogona vitticeps strain Pit_001003342236 chromosome 3, PviZW2.1, whole genome shotgun sequence genome includes a window with the following:
- the MITD1 gene encoding MIT domain-containing protein 1 isoform X1, with protein sequence MEDPAVLVLKRAVELDTASRFQESLVCYQEGIDLLLRVLKATKDEKKKAHYRNKITDYMNRAEDIKKYLEKEKEEGKYHKQIKIEENMKGFSYEKLFQEYLNETVIEVWVEDPYIRQVHQLYNFLRFCEMLVKGPCKVKTIHLLTSHDEGNEKSQQTSILEEIQQSLKDFGVTLNVSYSSAIHDREIRFNNGWIFKIGRGLDYFKKPQGRFYLGYCDFDLRPCHETTVDIFHIKHTKKT encoded by the exons ATGGAGGATCCGGCGGTGTTGGTGCTGAAGCGGGCGGTAGAGCTGGATACGGCGTCTCGCTTCCAGGAGTCGCTGGTTTGCTACCAGGAAGGCATCGATCTCCTGCTGCGTGTACTTAAAG CCACAAAAGATGAGAAGAAAAAGGCTcactacagaaataaaataacagaTTATATGAACAGAGCAGAAGATATTAAGAAATAtcttgagaaagagaaagaag AGGGAAAGTACCACAAGCAAATCAAAATTGAAGAAAATATGAAAGGTTTCAGTTACGAAAAGCTATTTCAAGAATACCTTAATGAAACTGTTATAGAGGTTTGGGTTGAGGACCCTTATATTAGACAAGTCCATCAG TTGTACAACTTCTTAAGATTCTGTGAAATGCTTGTTAAAGGACCATGCAAAGTGAAAACTATACACCTTCTTACCTCTCATGATGAA GGCAATGAGAAGAGTCAGCAGACAAGTATTCTAGAAGAAATACAACAGTCACTGAAGGATTTTGGTGTAACATTAAATGTATCATACTCTTCTGCTATACATGATCGAGAGATCAG ATTCAACAATGGGTGGATATTCAAAATTGGAAGAGGTCTTGATTACTTTAAGAAACCACAG GGTCGTTTTTACCTTGGATACTGTGACTTTGATTTGAGACCATGTCATGAAACTACTGTGGACATTTTTCACATTAAACATACAAAGAAAACGTGA
- the MRPL30 gene encoding large ribosomal subunit protein uL30m — MKERLPVRGRGLKMAALREVLGRVVRRACSVTVQSFPKNKVEPVTWNIWIRQKFTKARVPESVFQPHPGDHEKYGGDPEQPHKLHLITRIKSGRRRPYWEKELIKQFGLGRRYEPVVHKNIPAVNKKLKIIKHLIRIQPLKLPHGLPTEDEMSDTYINCSTGELIIRRHLKPVEQKAIDSS; from the exons ATGAAAGAGAGACTTCCTGTAAGAGGGAGGGGGTTAAAGATGGCGGCGCTGAGAGAGGTATTAGGTCGGGTTGTGCGACGGGCATGTTCTGTTACCGTGCAG AGTTTTCCGAAAAACAAAGTGGAGCCAGTCACTTGGAATATATGGATTAGACAGAAATTTACAAAAGCAAGAGTTCCTGAATCG GTATTTCAGCCCCATCCTGGTGATCATGAAAAATACGGGGGTGATCCAGAGCAGCCTCACAAATTACACCTCATCACCAGGATCAAAAGTGGAAGAAGACGTCCTTATTGGGAAAAGGAGTTGATCAAACAATTTGGATTGGGAAGA AGATATGAGCCTGTAGTGCACAAAAACATCCCTGCTGTGAATAAAAAACTGAAGATCATTAAACATCTAATAAG GATTCAACCACTGAAGCTACCCCATGGGCTTCCAACTGAAGATGAAATGTCTGATACGTATATTAACTGCAGCACAGGTGAACTAATAATTCGTCGTCATCTAAAACCAGTTGAACAGAAAGCAATTGATTCTTCATAA
- the MITD1 gene encoding MIT domain-containing protein 1 isoform X2, producing the protein MEDPAVLVLKRAVELDTASRFQESLVCYQEGIDLLLRVLKATKDEKKKAHYRNKITDYMNRAEDIKKYLEKEKEEGKYHKQIKIEENMKGFSYEKLFQEYLNETVIEVWVEDPYIRQVHQLYNFLRFCEMLVKGPCKVKTIHLLTSHDEGNEKSQQTSILEEIQQSLKDFGVTLNVSYSSAIHDREIRVVFTLDTVTLI; encoded by the exons ATGGAGGATCCGGCGGTGTTGGTGCTGAAGCGGGCGGTAGAGCTGGATACGGCGTCTCGCTTCCAGGAGTCGCTGGTTTGCTACCAGGAAGGCATCGATCTCCTGCTGCGTGTACTTAAAG CCACAAAAGATGAGAAGAAAAAGGCTcactacagaaataaaataacagaTTATATGAACAGAGCAGAAGATATTAAGAAATAtcttgagaaagagaaagaag AGGGAAAGTACCACAAGCAAATCAAAATTGAAGAAAATATGAAAGGTTTCAGTTACGAAAAGCTATTTCAAGAATACCTTAATGAAACTGTTATAGAGGTTTGGGTTGAGGACCCTTATATTAGACAAGTCCATCAG TTGTACAACTTCTTAAGATTCTGTGAAATGCTTGTTAAAGGACCATGCAAAGTGAAAACTATACACCTTCTTACCTCTCATGATGAA GGCAATGAGAAGAGTCAGCAGACAAGTATTCTAGAAGAAATACAACAGTCACTGAAGGATTTTGGTGTAACATTAAATGTATCATACTCTTCTGCTATACATGATCGAGAGATCAG GGTCGTTTTTACCTTGGATACTGTGACTTTGATTTGA
- the LIPT1 gene encoding lipoyl amidotransferase LIPT1, mitochondrial, giving the protein MLIQSSLKKCFPLYCVLKVPNAGLKCASKKGLILQSVSQDVYQNLALEDWIHDNMDLENRQVLFLWRNSSTVVIGRHQNPWQECNLAFMRQKGIKLARRRSGGGTVYHDPGNINLTFFTNRKKYERMENLKLVVKALKSLRPEIDVQATDRYDLLLNGIFKISGTAAKLGRTVAYHHCTLLCGVDKFVLSAVLKSPYSGIKSNATPSVPALVKNLFEEDPTLTCEMLMDAIAEEYASHHQISNHIVLINPADETEFPGIHMKARELKSWDWLYGKTPKFSTSTSFNIGQEQSCLEVKINMEVKSGKIETCSIDVPQFWLPLAMCDELKEHLIGSKFCPDETTAVTTALLRTCTDCKLHSKWSILCEKIVTLM; this is encoded by the coding sequence ATGTTAATTCAGTCATCTCTGAAGAAATGCTTCCCACTATACTGTGTTCTCAAGGTTCCAAATGCTGGTTTGAAATGTGCATCGAAGAAAGGACTGATCCTGCAGTCTGTTTCTCAGGATGTTTACCAGAATTTAGCTTTAGAAGATTGGATCCATGATAATATGGATTTAGAAAACAGACAAGTTCTTTTTCTGTGGAGAAATTCTTCTACTGTAGTGATTGGTAGACACCAGAATCCTTGGCAGGAATGTAATCTTGCATTCATGAGACAGAAGGGTATAAAACTAGCTCGAAGAAGAAGTGGAGGAGGAACAGTTTACCACGATCCAGGTAATATCAACTTGACCTTctttacaaacaggaaaaaatatgaaagaatgGAAAATTTGAAACTGGTGGTTAAAGCTTTAAAATCCCTGCGACCTGAGATAGATGTACAAGCCACCGACAGGTATGACCTCTTgttaaatgggatttttaaaatttcaggaaCTGCTGCCAAATTAGGAAGGACTGTTGCTTACCACCACTGCACCTTGCTATGCGGTGTTGATAAATTTGTTTTGTCAGCTGTACTAAAGAGTCCTTACAGTGGGATAAAAAGCAACGCCACCCCAAGTGTACCCGCCTTGGTGAAAAATCTCTTCGAAGAAGATCCTACATTAACTTGTGAAATGTTAATGGATGCCATTGCTGAAGAATATGCTTCACACCATCAAATTAGTAACCATATCGTTCTGATAAATCCTGCTGATGAGACAGAATTCCCTGGAATTCATATGAAGGCCAGAGAACTGAAATCCTGGGATTGGCTTTATGGCAAAACACCGAAATTCAGTACCAGCACCTCCTTTAACATAGGACAGGAACAATCTTGTCTTGAAGTTAAGATAAACATGGAAGTAAAGAGTGGCAAAATTGAAACCTGCAGCATTGATGTGCCTCAATTCTGGTTGCCGTTAGCCATGTGTGATGAACTAAAAGAACATCTTATTGGCAGCAAATTCTGCCCAGATGAAACCACTGCAGTGACAACTGCTTTGCTAAGAACATGTACAGATTGCAAGTTACACAGCAAGTGGAGTATCTTATGTGAGAAGATAGTTACACTAATGTGA